In a genomic window of Meleagris gallopavo isolate NT-WF06-2002-E0010 breed Aviagen turkey brand Nicholas breeding stock chromosome 1, Turkey_5.1, whole genome shotgun sequence:
- the NDUFB2 gene encoding NADH dehydrogenase [ubiquinone] 1 beta subcomplex subunit 2, mitochondrial, translated as VGRNGEDGGDGAGARTTEPGVRRRRRVCCSAGGDVHIEPRYRQFPELTRSQVVRSELLSGFMWFWILWHFWHSSDSVLGHFPYPDPSAWTDEELGIPPDDAE; from the exons GTGGGGCGGAACGGGGAGGACGGGGGCGACGGGGCCGGGGCGAGGACGACTGAGCCGGGAGTGAGGCGGCGGCGGCGCGTTTGTTGCAGTGCGGGAGGCGACGTGCACATCGAGCCGCGATACCGGCAGTTCCCGGAGCTGACGCGGTCGCAGGTGGTGCGGAGCGAGCTACTGAGCGGTTTCATGTGGTTCTGGATCCTGTGGCACTTCTGGCACAGCTCGGACAGCGTGCTG GGCCATTTCCCGTACCCCGACCCCTCGGCCTGGACGGATGAGGAGCTCGGCATCCCGCCCGACGACGCCGAGTAG
- the LOC104911504 gene encoding serine/threonine-protein kinase B-raf-like produces MILTKDCYFEGDVAVKMLNVTAPTPQQLQAFKNEVGVLRKTRHVNILLFMGYSTKPQLAIVTQWCEGSSLYHHLHIIETKFEMIKLIDIARQTAQGMDYLHAKSIIHRDLKSNNIFLHEDLTVKIGDFGLATVKSRWSGSHQFEQLSGSILWMAPEVIRMQDKNPYSFQSDVYAFGIVLYELMTGQLPYSNINNRDQIIFMVGRGYLSPDLSKVRSNCPKAMKRLMAECLKKKRDERPLFPQILASIELLARSLPKIHRSASEPSLNRAGFQTEDFSLYACASPKRPSKQGDTENLQRSSSHSTMAAPTLLFKSCVPTVS; encoded by the exons ATGATACTTACTAAAGATTGCTATTTTGAAGGTGACGTGGCAGTGAAAATGTTGAATGTTACAGCACCCACACCTCAACAGTTACAGGCTTTCAAAAATGAAGTAGGAGTGCTCAG gAAAACACGGCATGTGAATATCCTACTTTTTATGGGTTATTCAACAAAACCTCAGTTGGCTATTGTTACACAGTGGTGTGAGGGGTCCAGCTTATATCACCATCTGCACATAATTGAGACCAAATTTGAAATGATCAAACTAATTGATATTGCACGACAGACTGCACAAGGCATGGA ttatttgcatGCCAAGTCAAtcatccacagagacctcaagagTAATA atatttttcttcatgaagacCTCACAGTGAAAATAGGTGACTTTGGTCTGGCTACAGTGAAATCACGATGGAGTGGATCTCATCAATTTGAACAGTTATCTGGATCGATTCTATGGATG GCACCAGAAGTGATCAGGATGCAAGACAAAAACCCATATAGCTTTCAGTCAGATGTGTATGCGTTTGGGATTGTGCTTTATGAACTGATGACTGGACAGTTACCATACTCAAACATCAACAACAGAGACCAG ATAATTTTTATGGTGGGACGAGGATATCTATCTCCAGACCTCAGTAAAGTAAGAAGTAACTGTCCAAAAGCTATGAAGAGACTAATGGCGGAatgcttgaaaaagaaaagagatgagagACCTCTTTTTCCACAG ATTCTTGCCTCCATTGAGCTTCTGGCCCGGTCGTTGCCAAAAATTCACCGCAGTGCATCTGAGCCGTCACTAAACCGGGCTGGCTTCCAGACCGAGGATTTTAGTCTGTATGCTTGTGCTTCTCCAAAACGCCCATCCAAGCAGGGGGATACG GAGAATTTGCAGCGTTCAAGTAGCCACAGCACCATGGCAGCACCCACTCTGTTATTTAAGTCTTGTGTTCCTACCGTTTCTTAA
- the LOC104911508 gene encoding uncharacterized protein C11orf16 homolog isoform X1, producing the protein MPCQGVHISPRIGGNHQLLMENRLCPVPTGCSLGDSACEGGKQQIMEEVARQSGGSSQVIMAPPAAPAKIISMPTSHVPCCHTASKALYGSVLPGCLLTHLPVCSWNPDSICMSLISSARRNFIHSSPEASRFIRGARVLARRKADGYYYLGHIAQQVKGSRECFLIEFDKSCTLKGKVQLRMQETPLYDILHYEDASQRCLAPGDRVLAPWEANTERFGPGTVLKVMENKKTPLAHSRKGVLVNFWNGQTKEVSSDQALWIPLPLSERIILELQMPLAARQMVVESSLDYPYIVAPGYRASGCYRQGHSGLDCWPEGLCSLRPCTKCSCRCTLVPHCCLAACESPQPTEHKVQQENFFIPGTSLSKEELSKKIEEQLSEVRISPSGRISREEEENEKSLMTENLPKDAQSCLEEDSEVLSPKKSPQREMAHATMVDTAVNTDSWLMKSVHKEEAGSRQQDAGTEAHFKHKHGMNS; encoded by the exons ATGCCCTGTCAGGGAGTTCACATCTCGCCCAG AATAGGAGGAAATCATCAACTTCTTATGGAGAACAGGCTGTGTCCAGTGCCCACGGGGTGCTCACTGGGAGATTCTGCCTGTGAAGGAGGCAAGCAACAGATCATGGAGGAAGTTGCCAGACAAAGTGGGGGGTCCTCTCAAGTGATCATGGCCCcccctgctgctcctgcaaag ATAATCTCCATGCCCACCTCACATGTCCCGTGTTGTCACACAGCCAGTAAAGCTCTCTatggctctgtgctgccaggaTGTCTGTTAACACA CCTTCCTGTTTGCTCATGGAACCCAGATTCTATTTGTATGTCCTTGATATCCTCAGCAAGAAGGAACTTCATTCACTCATCCCCAGAGGCTTCCAGATTTATAAGGGGGGCTCGTGTGCTGGCAAGGAGGAAAGCTGATGGCTATTACTACCTGGGCCACATCGCACAACAAGTGAAG GGCTCCAGGGagtgttttttaattgaatttgaCAAAAGTTGCACGCTGAAAGGCAAGGTGCAGCTTCGTATGCAGGAAACACCTCTCTACGACATTCTGCACTACGAAGATGCCTCGCAGCGGTGCCTTGCTCCAGGAGACAGAGTCTTGGCCCCATGGGAGGCTAACACTGAGCGCTTTGGCCCGGGCACTGTGCTCAAGGTTATGGAGAACAAGAAGACACCTTTAG CACACAGTAGAAAAGGAGTGCTTGTGAATTTCTGGAATGGGCAAACTAAGGAGGTATCTTCTGACCAAGCTCTGTGGATCCCTCTGCCCTTAAGTGAGCGCATCATCCTAGAACTGCAGATGCCATTGGCAGccaggcagatggtggtggagTCAAGCTTGGATTATCCATACATTGTGGCACCAGGTTACAGAGCTTCAGGCTGTTACAGACAGGGCCACTCAGGGTTGGACTGCTGGCCAGAGGGGCTGTGTTCACTTCGGCCATGCACTAAGTGCAGCTGTAGGTGTACCTTAGTTCCCCACTGCTGCCTTGCAGCCTGCGAAAGCCCACAGCCTACAGAGCACAAAGTGCAGCAAGAAAATTTCTTCATCCCAGGAACATCCTTGAGTAAAGAAGAGCTCAGCAAGAAAATAGAAGAGCAGCTGTCTGAAGTGAGGATTTCCCCTTCAGGACGTATTTccagagaggaagaagaaaatgaaaagagcttGATGACAGAAAATCTTCCAAAAGATGCTCAGTCTTGCTTGGAAGAGGACAGTGAGGTTTTAAGCCCTAAGAAG AGTCCTCAGAGGGAGATGGCTCATGCTACAATGGTTGATACTGCTGTCAACACAGACAGCTGGTTGATGAAGTCAGTCCACAAGGAAGaagcaggcagcagacagcaggatGCTGGAACTGAGGCTCATTTTAAACACAAACATGGTATGAATTCATAG
- the LOC104911508 gene encoding uncharacterized protein C11orf16 homolog isoform X2: MENRLCPVPTGCSLGDSACEGGKQQIMEEVARQSGGSSQVIMAPPAAPAKIISMPTSHVPCCHTASKALYGSVLPGCLLTHLPVCSWNPDSICMSLISSARRNFIHSSPEASRFIRGARVLARRKADGYYYLGHIAQQVKGSRECFLIEFDKSCTLKGKVQLRMQETPLYDILHYEDASQRCLAPGDRVLAPWEANTERFGPGTVLKVMENKKTPLAHSRKGVLVNFWNGQTKEVSSDQALWIPLPLSERIILELQMPLAARQMVVESSLDYPYIVAPGYRASGCYRQGHSGLDCWPEGLCSLRPCTKCSCRCTLVPHCCLAACESPQPTEHKVQQENFFIPGTSLSKEELSKKIEEQLSEVRISPSGRISREEEENEKSLMTENLPKDAQSCLEEDSEVLSPKKSPQREMAHATMVDTAVNTDSWLMKSVHKEEAGSRQQDAGTEAHFKHKHGMNS; the protein is encoded by the exons ATGGAGAACAGGCTGTGTCCAGTGCCCACGGGGTGCTCACTGGGAGATTCTGCCTGTGAAGGAGGCAAGCAACAGATCATGGAGGAAGTTGCCAGACAAAGTGGGGGGTCCTCTCAAGTGATCATGGCCCcccctgctgctcctgcaaag ATAATCTCCATGCCCACCTCACATGTCCCGTGTTGTCACACAGCCAGTAAAGCTCTCTatggctctgtgctgccaggaTGTCTGTTAACACA CCTTCCTGTTTGCTCATGGAACCCAGATTCTATTTGTATGTCCTTGATATCCTCAGCAAGAAGGAACTTCATTCACTCATCCCCAGAGGCTTCCAGATTTATAAGGGGGGCTCGTGTGCTGGCAAGGAGGAAAGCTGATGGCTATTACTACCTGGGCCACATCGCACAACAAGTGAAG GGCTCCAGGGagtgttttttaattgaatttgaCAAAAGTTGCACGCTGAAAGGCAAGGTGCAGCTTCGTATGCAGGAAACACCTCTCTACGACATTCTGCACTACGAAGATGCCTCGCAGCGGTGCCTTGCTCCAGGAGACAGAGTCTTGGCCCCATGGGAGGCTAACACTGAGCGCTTTGGCCCGGGCACTGTGCTCAAGGTTATGGAGAACAAGAAGACACCTTTAG CACACAGTAGAAAAGGAGTGCTTGTGAATTTCTGGAATGGGCAAACTAAGGAGGTATCTTCTGACCAAGCTCTGTGGATCCCTCTGCCCTTAAGTGAGCGCATCATCCTAGAACTGCAGATGCCATTGGCAGccaggcagatggtggtggagTCAAGCTTGGATTATCCATACATTGTGGCACCAGGTTACAGAGCTTCAGGCTGTTACAGACAGGGCCACTCAGGGTTGGACTGCTGGCCAGAGGGGCTGTGTTCACTTCGGCCATGCACTAAGTGCAGCTGTAGGTGTACCTTAGTTCCCCACTGCTGCCTTGCAGCCTGCGAAAGCCCACAGCCTACAGAGCACAAAGTGCAGCAAGAAAATTTCTTCATCCCAGGAACATCCTTGAGTAAAGAAGAGCTCAGCAAGAAAATAGAAGAGCAGCTGTCTGAAGTGAGGATTTCCCCTTCAGGACGTATTTccagagaggaagaagaaaatgaaaagagcttGATGACAGAAAATCTTCCAAAAGATGCTCAGTCTTGCTTGGAAGAGGACAGTGAGGTTTTAAGCCCTAAGAAG AGTCCTCAGAGGGAGATGGCTCATGCTACAATGGTTGATACTGCTGTCAACACAGACAGCTGGTTGATGAAGTCAGTCCACAAGGAAGaagcaggcagcagacagcaggatGCTGGAACTGAGGCTCATTTTAAACACAAACATGGTATGAATTCATAG